The nucleotide window AACTTTGCTTCCCGAGACTGGGATCCTTTGCTATGCATGGGCGTTTCTTCCAAATCATGCACACTTTCTTTTTAGAACAGGTTCAATTCCTATTGCCACATTGATGAGAAGATTGCTTACCGGATACGTTGTCAGTTTTAACAAGAGACACAAACGGAATGGGCAACTGTTTCAGAACCGATATAAGTCAATCGTTTGTCAAGAGGAAGTTTATCTAAGAGAACTGGTGAGGTACATTCACCTGAATCCTATCCGGGCAGGAATTGTCCAAACCTTATCTGATTTAAATCAATATAGCTACAGCGGGCATAGCGTGTTAATGGGTGAGAAAAATTGTCCATGGCAGGATGTGGATTATGTTCTCGGTTATTTTGGCGACGCTGCAGGTCTGGCAAAAGAAGCATATTATTCATATGTAGAGGCTGGTCTTGAACAAGGGCGACGCAATGAATTGACAGGGGGAGGATTGATAAGGAGCCTTGGCGGATGGGCAGAAGTAAGAAAATTTGCCTTGAAAGGCACTGACCATATTAAAAGTGATGAGAGAATATTGGGTGAATCGGATTTTGTGACCGATATCCTTTCCCAAGCCAATGAGATATTTGAGCGCAAATACGAATTAAAGCGGTTGGGTTATGATCTTGATCGAATAGCATCAAGGGTGGCAGATATTTATGATAGCGAGGTAGCTGATATAACCTTAAAAGGCAAACAGCAAAAAAAGGTTAAAGCCAGGAGCCTTTTC belongs to Desulfobacterales bacterium and includes:
- a CDS encoding transposase is translated as MPRLARLDAPGVLHHIMIRGIERRKIYRNNKDREDFLDRLSTLLPETGILCYAWAFLPNHAHFLFRTGSIPIATLMRRLLTGYVVSFNKRHKRNGQLFQNRYKSIVCQEEVYLRELVRYIHLNPIRAGIVQTLSDLNQYSYSGHSVLMGEKNCPWQDVDYVLGYFGDAAGLAKEAYYSYVEAGLEQGRRNELTGGGLIRSLGGWAEVRKFALKGTDHIKSDERILGESDFVTDILSQANEIFERKYELKRLGYDLDRIASRVADIYDSEVADITLKGKQQKKVKARSLFCYWAVHELGISLTELARRLGMSVSGVGYSVERGQSIARENNYQLLE